AGAATTTTCTGATGAGAATGTGGGGGCAATCGAGATCCGGGAGTGGAAGATGTACTTTAATAGAGCTGTGAACATAAGAGGGGCAGGTTTAGGAGTAGTTCTTATCACGCTAGAAGGGGAGATGTTGTCGATGGCCAAGAGATTAGACATTAAAGTGACTAATAACATGGTAGAGTACGAAGTATGTTTGTTTGGATTAGAAGTGGTCGTGGTAGCAAGAGCTAGGCATTTGATGATCTATGGGGATTCTGTGCTGGTAATCCAACAAGCCCTCGAGGAATGGGaggtaaaagaagaaaggttgAAGTCATACGTCAACTATCTTAAGACTTTAGTATACAATTTCTCTAAGTGCTcctttatataaaatcaaatggCGGATGCACTAGCTACTCTGTTGTCTATGCGGGTCAGTCCCTCGTGACTTTCAATGAAACCTTTGGTGATCGTGAAATCAGGTATGCCTTGTTATCAAGGGAATGGGGTAATGCAAATTCAAATGGGACCAGGGGAAAAGCTATGGTCTATGATATGA
The nucleotide sequence above comes from Ricinus communis isolate WT05 ecotype wild-type chromosome 6, ASM1957865v1, whole genome shotgun sequence. Encoded proteins:
- the LOC107260807 gene encoding uncharacterized protein LOC107260807; amino-acid sequence: MYFNRAVNIRGAGLGVVLITLEGEMLSMAKRLDIKVTNNMVEYEVCLFGLEVVVVARARHLMIYGDSVLVIQQALEEWESLVTFNETFGDREIRYALLSREWGNANSNGTRGKAMVYDMKRFIESREYPEEAAAKERYALLIQASNYISHEGVLYRRMVSGVQF